Proteins from one Setaria italica strain Yugu1 chromosome V, Setaria_italica_v2.0, whole genome shotgun sequence genomic window:
- the LOC101754761 gene encoding proteinaceous RNase P 2, whose amino-acid sequence MGSISLWACGRLWPQTPPLALRALLLAPCSNRGRRRATHTAMATTTRRRPRRGSKGSNPDLSRTLTDCTRRGDAAAAIAAFDDAVSDPDAPARLAAHQYNQLLHLLATADRSSFPSAAAAARRVFAHMLQAGAPPSEATITSLARVTAAPDADNPASAADEAFELVATMREKHGLAPRLRSYSPVLAAFRRAGDASKAYAVEAHMAASGVSPEEPELAALLDISSTAGDADKVYEYMHKLRQTVDCVTEETAQVVEGWFSSDNAGVAGKAEWDAAQVKDAIVLNGGGCHRLGWLGTGPWTVQRVRAGADCQCAGCKCQLACVDIDMEETQRFADAVAALALERETKANFSQFQEWLEENKEYEAIVDGANIALYQQNFAEGGFSLTQLDAVITELRGRYHGKWPLVILHNKRIAKLMENSSNRHLIETWRANGALYTTPSGSNDDWYWLYAAIKLNCLLVTNDEMRDHIFELLGSSFFPKWKHRHRVKYTFNKGKAVLVMPPPYSSEIQESEVGSWHVPLEEKSGDERVRIWLCIGRTGTCKEPDEVPTTNGVVQEVPPNEESNGVQQSLQEDKAESITGKRKDRD is encoded by the exons ATGGGCTCAATCAGCTTGTGGGCCTGTGGGCGCTTATGGCCCCAAACTCCCCCGCTCGCGCTTAGGGCTCTTCTTCTTGCTCCCTGCTCcaaccgcggccgccgccgcgccacgcaCACGGCAATGGCAACCACCACGCgacgccgcccgcggcgcggctCCAAGGGCTCCAACCCCGACCTCTCCCGCACCCTCACCGATTGCACCCGCCGCGgggacgccgctgccgccatcgccGCGTTCGACGACGCCGTCTCAGACCCCGACGCCCCTGCCCGCCTCGCCGCCCACCAGTACAACcagctcctccatctcctcgccaccgccgaccGCTCCTCCTTCCccagcgctgccgccgccgcgcgccgcgtctTCGCCCACATGCTCCAGGCCGGGGCGCCGCCATCCGAGGCCACCATAACCTCCCTCGCCCGCGTCAccgccgcccccgacgccgATAATCCCGCCTCAGCCGCCGACGAGGCCTTCGAGCTTGTGGCCACCATGAGGGAGAAGCACGGCCTCGCACCGCGCCTCCGCTCCTACAGCCCGGTCCTCGCGGCGTTCCGCCGTGCCGGGGACGCCTCCAAGGCCTACGCGGTCGAGGCCCACATGGCGGCCTCCGGTGTGTCGCCTGAGGAGCCCGAGCTGGCCGCGCTCCTGGATATCAGCTCCACAGCCGGGGACGCGGACAAGGTGTATGAGTATATGCATAAACTGAGGCAAACAGTGGACTGCGTCACCGAGGAGACTGCGCAAGTCGTGGAGGGTTGGTTCAGCAGTGACAATGCGGGGGTGGCCGGTAAGGCTGAGTGGGATGCTGCTCAGGTCAAGGACGCCATTGTGTTGAATGGTGGTGGGTGCCATCGGCTTGGATGGCTTGGCACTGGTCCTTGGACGGTGCAGCGGGTGAGAGCTGGGGCTGATTGTCAGTGTGCGGGGTGTAAATGCCAGCTCGCTTGTGTTGACATTGACATGGAGGAGACCCAGAGGTTTGCTGATGCTGTTGCTGCTTTGGCACTTGAGAGGGAGACCAAAGCGAATTTCAGCCAGTTTCAG GAGTGGttggaagaaaataaagaatATGAAGCTATAGTCGATGGTGCAAATATTGCACTGTATCAACAAAATTTTGCGGAGGGTGGTTTCAGCTTGACTCAG CTGGACGCCGTTATAACAGAGCTACGGGGTAGATATCATGGCAAATGGCCACTCGTCATTTTGCATAATAAACGAATTGCCAAGCTTATGGAAAATTCGTCTAATAGACATTTGATTGAAACTTGGAGAGCAAACGGAGCATTGTACACTACACCAAGTGGGTCAAATGATGACTG GTACTGGCTATATGCAGCAATCAAACTAAATTGTTTGCTTGTGACCAATGATGAAATGAGAGATCACATATTCGAGCTTCTAGGATCATCCTTTTTCCCAAAGtggaagcaccgccaccgg GTAAAGTATACCTTCAATAAAGGAAAAGCGGTGCTTGTGATGCCACCCCCTTATTCTTCAGAGATTCAA GAGTCAGAGGTGGGATCTTGGCATGTTCCGTTGGAAGAGAAGTCTGGGGATGAGAGAGTCAGGATTTGGCTTTGTATTGGCAGGACAGGGACCTGCAAAGAACCTGACGAAGTTCCTACAACTAATGGAGTTGTCCAGGAAGTGCCTCCAAACGAGGAATCTAACGGGGTGCAACAGAGTCTACAAGAAGACAAGGCTGAGTCAATAACTGGTAAAAGGAAGGATAGAGATTGA
- the LOC101753966 gene encoding rho GTPase-activating protein 3 isoform X2, which translates to MQGGAVDDDEGALAAGEQNQQQQAMEIGWPTDVRHVAHVTFDRFHGFRGVPEELQREVEGRPPSASATVFGVSTESMQCSYDGRGNSVPTILLHLQRRLYDQGGLAAEGIFRITADGAQEQRARDQLNNSGVVPDGVDVHCLAGLIKAWFRELPGGVLDSLPADEVARCETEDDCARLCARLLPPPKGALLDWAVHLMADVAREEKANKMGTRNLAMVFAPNMTQAVDPLTALKHAVQVMNFLNMLIERALKQQPSPSSAGSSTKAAP; encoded by the exons ATGCAGGGCGGCGCCGTTGACGACGACGAGGGggccctcgccgccggggaGCAGAACCAACAGCAGCAGGCGATGGAGATCGGGTGGCCGACGGACGTCCGTCACGTGGCGCACGTGACGTTCGACCGGTTCCACGGGTTCCGCGGCGTTCCCGAGGAGCTGCAGCGCGAGGTGGAGGGGCGGCCGCCGAGCGCGAGCGCGACGGTGTTCGGCGTGTCGACGGAGTCGATGCAGTGCTCCTACGACGGCAGGGGGAACAGCGTCCCCACCATCCTCCTCCACCTGCAGCGCCGCCTCTACGACCAGGGCGGCCTCGCCGCGGAGGGCATCTTCAGGATCACCGCCGACGGAGCCCAGGAGCAGCGCGCGAGGGACCAGCTCAACAACTCCGGCGTCGTGCCGGACGGCGTCGACGTGCATTGCCTGGCAGGGCTCATCAAG GCGTGGTTCCGGGAGCTCCCCGGCGGGGTGCTGGACTCGCTGCCGGCGGACGAGGTGGCTCGGTGCGAGACGGAGGACGACTGCGCCCGCCTCTGCGCcaggctgctgccgccgcccaagGGCGCCCTCCTGGACTGGGCCGTCCACCTCATGGCCGACGTCGCGAGGGAGGAGAAGGCCAACAAGATGGGCACGCGCAACCTCGCCATGGTCTTCGCGCCAAACATGACGCAG GCCGTGGATCCCCTGACGGCGCTCAAGCACGCGGTGCAAGTGATGAACTTCCTCAACATGCTCATCGAGAGGGCGCTCAAGCAGCAACCATCACCATCATCAGCTGGCTCATCTACCAAGGCTGCTCCATGA
- the LOC101753966 gene encoding rho GTPase-activating protein 3 isoform X1 — protein MQGGAVDDDEGALAAGEQNQQQQAMEIGWPTDVRHVAHVTFDRFHGFRGVPEELQREVEGRPPSASATVFGVSTESMQCSYDGRGNSVPTILLHLQRRLYDQGGLAAEGIFRITADGAQEQRARDQLNNSGVVPDGVDVHCLAGLIKVCIHLHICIHVCIYINICIAPSQAWFRELPGGVLDSLPADEVARCETEDDCARLCARLLPPPKGALLDWAVHLMADVAREEKANKMGTRNLAMVFAPNMTQAVDPLTALKHAVQVMNFLNMLIERALKQQPSPSSAGSSTKAAP, from the exons ATGCAGGGCGGCGCCGTTGACGACGACGAGGGggccctcgccgccggggaGCAGAACCAACAGCAGCAGGCGATGGAGATCGGGTGGCCGACGGACGTCCGTCACGTGGCGCACGTGACGTTCGACCGGTTCCACGGGTTCCGCGGCGTTCCCGAGGAGCTGCAGCGCGAGGTGGAGGGGCGGCCGCCGAGCGCGAGCGCGACGGTGTTCGGCGTGTCGACGGAGTCGATGCAGTGCTCCTACGACGGCAGGGGGAACAGCGTCCCCACCATCCTCCTCCACCTGCAGCGCCGCCTCTACGACCAGGGCGGCCTCGCCGCGGAGGGCATCTTCAGGATCACCGCCGACGGAGCCCAGGAGCAGCGCGCGAGGGACCAGCTCAACAACTCCGGCGTCGTGCCGGACGGCGTCGACGTGCATTGCCTGGCAGGGCTCATCAAGGTATGTATCCATCTCCATATATGTAtacatgtatgtatatatataaatatatgcaTCGCACCATCGCAGGCGTGGTTCCGGGAGCTCCCCGGCGGGGTGCTGGACTCGCTGCCGGCGGACGAGGTGGCTCGGTGCGAGACGGAGGACGACTGCGCCCGCCTCTGCGCcaggctgctgccgccgcccaagGGCGCCCTCCTGGACTGGGCCGTCCACCTCATGGCCGACGTCGCGAGGGAGGAGAAGGCCAACAAGATGGGCACGCGCAACCTCGCCATGGTCTTCGCGCCAAACATGACGCAG GCCGTGGATCCCCTGACGGCGCTCAAGCACGCGGTGCAAGTGATGAACTTCCTCAACATGCTCATCGAGAGGGCGCTCAAGCAGCAACCATCACCATCATCAGCTGGCTCATCTACCAAGGCTGCTCCATGA
- the LOC101754362 gene encoding uncharacterized protein LOC101754362 gives MAGRRTTSLVVVAALVAVCAAAASVAAQQTDPPPPPLPSNYHIMTPGKYKRDQQLACKDDKTNKPSCSAKCNKRCPNQCIVLCPGCKTFCMCDFYPGVSCGDPRFTGADGNNFYFHGKKDQDFCILSDPNLHINAHFIGKRNPAMSRDFTWIQALGIRFADHRLYMGAAKTAKWSNDVDRLELALDDEAVSIPAEAGARWVSAAVPGLSVTRTTAANGVRVQLAGVLDIIASVVPITEEDSRVHNYGVTDDDSLAHLDLGFKFYDLTDNVHGVLGQTYRSDYVNQLSVSANMPIMGGAPKYVSSDIFATDCAVARFAGISMVTAKAY, from the exons ATGGCCGGCCGCCGGACTACTAGCTTGGTTGTGGTGGCTGCCCTTGTGGCcgtgtgcgccgccgccgcctccgtcgcggCGCAGCAGActgatccgccgccgccgccgctgccgtccaaCTACCACATCATGACCCCGGGCAAGTACAAGAGGGACCAGCAGCTGGCCTGCAAAGACGACAAGACCAACAAGCCCAGCTGCAGCGCCAAGTGCAACAAGCGATGCCCCAACCAGTGCATCGTCCTCTGCCCAGGATGCAAGACCTTCTGCA TGTGCGACTTCTACCCCGGCGTCTCCTGCGGCGACCCTCGCTTCACCGGCGCCGACGGCAACAACTTCTACTTCCACGGCAAGAAGGACCAGGATTTCTGCATCCTCTCCGACCCCAACCTCCACATCAACGCCCACTTCATCGGCAAGCGCAACCCCGCCATGAGCCGCGACTTCACCTGGATCCAGGCCCTCGGCATCCGCTTCGCCGACCACCGCCTCTACATGGGCGCCGCCAAGACCGCCAAGTGGAGCAACGACGTCGACCGCCTGGAGCTTGCCCTGGACGACGAGGCGGTGAGCATCCCCGCCGAGGCCGGCGCGCGGTGGGTGTCGGCCGCCGTGCCGGGGCTGTCGGTGACGAGGACCACCGCGGCCAACGGCGTGCGGGTGCAGCTGGCGGGGGTGCTGGACATCATCGCCAGCGTGGTGCCCATCACGGAGGAGGACTCGCGCGTCCACAACTACGGCGTAACCGACGACGACAGCCTCGCGCATCTCGACCTGGGCTTCAAGTTCTACGACCTCACCGACAACGTCCATGGCGTGCTCGGGCAGACGTACCGCTCCGACTACGTGAACCAGCTGAGCGTGAGCGCCAACATGCCCATCATGGGCGGGGCGCCCAAGTACGTGTCCTCAGACATCTTCGCCACCGACTGTGCGGTCGCCAGGTTCGCCGGCATCTCCATGGTCACCGCCAAGGCCTACTAA
- the LOC101755168 gene encoding probable aspartyl aminopeptidase encodes MALLRLHLPRPPLPARPHPSPLSSPSTSSWLWRARLPAASSRLLCSSHPASPLDASSSAAPPSIVAGLLDYLNESWTHFHATAEAKRQLLDAGFKLLSESDDWDLQPGGRYFFTRNMSCLVAFAIGEKYRVGNGFNIIAAHTDSPCLKLKPRSATFKSGHQMVNVQTYGSGLWHTWFDRDLTLAGRVILKAADGSFKHKLVKLTRPLIRVPTLAIHLNRTVNSDGFKPNLETHLVPLLATKHEEATMNSDDKSSSSTKVAHHPLLLQILSEEIGCESDEIIGMELNVCDTQPSCLGGGNNEFIYSGRLDNLASCYCALRSLMDSSKAAEQLSSEKAIRMVAMFDNEEVGSDSMQGAGAPTMFQAMRRIIDSLMHQSMGEGALERAIHSSFLVSADMAHALHPNYPDKHEECHRPELQKGLVIKHNANQRYATSAVTAFLFKEIARIHNLPVQEFVVRNDMGCGSTIGPILASGVGIRTVDCGIPQLSMHSIREMCGKEDVDTTYRHFKAFFEMFSDIDRKLNVDF; translated from the exons ATGGCtctgctccgcctccacctcccgaGGCCTCCGCTGCCCGCCCGCCCTCAcccttctcctctctcctccccctccacctcttcgtggttgtggcgcgCCCGCCttcccgccgcctcctcacgcctcctctgctccagcCACCCGGCCTCGCCCCTCGACGCCTCCTCTTCCGCCGCCCCGCCCTCCATCGTTGCCGgcctcctcgactacctcaaCGAGTCATGGACGCACTTCCACGCCACAG CTGAGGCCAAGCGGCAGCTGCTCGACGCGGGCTTCAAGCTGCTCAGCGAGAGTGATGACTGGGACCTGCAGCCCGGTGGCCGCTACTTCTTCACGCGCAACATGTCCTGCTTGGTCGCCtttgccattggggaaaa GTACAGGGTTGGGAACGGTTTCAATATAATTGCTGCCCACACTGATAGTCCTTGTCTCAAGCTCAAACCGAGGTCTGCAACCTTCAAATCTGGCCACCAAATGGTGAATGTGCAGACGTACGGGAGTGGGCTGTGGCATACATGGTTTGACAGAGATCTAACTTTGGCTGGGAGAGTCATCCTCAAGGCTGCAGACGGTTCCTTCAAGCATAAGCTTGTCAAGCTCACCAGACCATTGATACGTGTACCCACACTGGCCATACATCTTAACCG cACAGTGAATTCTGATGGCTTCAAGCCTAACCTAGAGACCCATCTTGTTCCACTTCTTGCAACAAAGCATGAAGAAGCAACTATGAATTCTGATGACAAAAGTTCTAGCTCTACAAAAGTCGCCCACCATCCACTACTTTTGCAG ATTCTCTCAGAGGAAATTGGTTGTGAATCAGATGAAATAATTGGTATGGAGTTGAACGTATGTGATACTCAGCCTAGCTGCCTTGGTGGGGGAAACAATGAGTTCATCTATTCTGGAAGACTGGATAATCTTGCTTCATGTTATTGTGCTCTCAGATCTCTCATGGACTCTTCCAAGGCGGCAGAACAATTGTCCAGTGAGAAGGCTATAAGGATGGTTGCTATGTTCGATAATGAGGAG GTGGGTTCAGATTCAATGCAAGGGGCAGGTGCACCAACCATGTTCCAGGCTATGAGACGAATCATCGATTCCTTGATGCATCAGTCAATGGGAGAGGGAGCTCTGGAACGTGCAATACATTCTTCGTTCCTTG TTTCAGCAGACATGGCTCATGCCCTGCACCCGAACTATCCAGACAAGCATGAAGAGTGCCATAGACCAGAACTACAGAAGGGACTTGTCATCAAGCACAATGCTAACCAACGTTATGCCACAAGTGCTGTTACAGCTTTTCTCTTCAAAGAAATAGCGAGGATTCATAACCTTCCAGTTCAG GAATTTGTTGTAAGGAATGATATGGGATGTGGCTCCACCATTGGACCCATACTTGCTTCTGGTGTTGGCATACGGACTGTTGACTGTGGCATTCCTCAGCTTTCAATGCACAG CATACGAGAAATGTGCGGCAAAGAAGATGTAGACACAACATACAGACACTTCAAAGCTTTCTTCGAGATGTTCTCCGATATCGACAGGAAGTTGAATGTAGATTTTTAG